The Candidatus Krumholzibacteriota bacterium sequence CGGTCTCGCCCAGGTGGAGAACGGCTACACCCAGTCGCTCGACGAGATGAGGGGAAAGCTCTTCTTCGATCTCAAGTACATAACGGGAATGTCGCTCTTCCAGGAACTGAGCATCCTCCTCAGGACCGTCCTCGTGGTCGTGACCGGCAAGGGCGCCTGCTGAGTTCGTCTTCCCTTCCCGACAACCAGCGTTCCGGCAGGGGATGATTGTCTTGACGCGCGCGTTCGCGCGCCCGTACAATCGACCTCCGGTGATACCATGAAACGCGTGCACGGATCGATCCTCATCGCGCTCGTATACACGCTGCTCCTTGCCGTCTCGCCCGCCGTTCCGATGTGGGTCACGATACCGGCGGGGGGGATCGTCACGGCATTCTACGTGGCCCAGCGCCTCCGGAATCGGCAACGGCGTCTCGTACACATCCAGCGACAGCTGAGCAACCTGCGGTCGGAGGGACTCTACCTCGAGGGGCAGGTGCAGGGCACGGAAGAGGACGTCTTCTACCGGATGATCCTGACGCTTCTGACCGATCTCGAGCGGTCACTGTTCAAGCTCGTCGAGAAGAACATCCAGCTGCTGAGCCTCAAGGAGATCGGCCGGAGCATCATCTCGTCCCTCGACGAGAAGAAGCTGATCGATTCCGTCTTCGACTACCTCGTGCACGGCGTCGGGTACAAGGAGATCGCGTTCGTCATCCTGCGGAAGAAGAAGGCGAGGTTCCAGGCGATCGTCAGCATCGAACGATCGACGCGCATCATCAGGCGCGTACTCGGCTTCGGTTTCGAGGATCTCGGCGGCGCCGTCTACAACGCCTTCATCTCCGGCAAGCCCTTTCTCATAAAAGATATACGGATGCACCCGCTCATGGAGGCGGACGGCGAGGCGATCTTCCCGGGGAGCACGATGTCATCGTACATCATCGTGCCCCTGATGAAATCGGCGGAGGGGAAACGATGCTGGGAGACAGAGGACTGCCTGCTCAGCAGGGGTGAGGGCGGACCGGAGGTAAAGGAGGCGCGGCACCTGCGCGCCCGGGAATGTCTTTCCTGCCCGGGGATGCCCCTTCTCGGCGCTCTCGTCGTCACCGACGGCTACCGGGCAACGCCGCTCACGAACATCGACCAGGTGACGATGGAAACGGTCGGTTCGCTCGTCTCCTCGACGATCGAGAACTGGCAGCTCTACCAGGAGCTCCGCAAGGAGGAGCTCTTCCGTGACAAGATCCTCGAGGAGATGATCCACGGGATATTCGTGGTCGATCTCGAGGGAAGGATAACGCTGGCGAACCGGAAGGCGCGCGAGATGAGCCGGATGCCGGATGACGGCCCCGATCGCGTGCGCATCGAGGACCTTCTCGTCACCGATTCGATCGAGAAGGAGATCGATCGCGAGAACCTCTACCGGATGCTTGCCGGAGGGACGCCGATCATCATGCAGGAGGCGTACCTCAAGGGAAGGGACGGCATCCACCTCCCGATCCGCATGAACATCTCCCCGCTCTCCGGGGAGGACGGCGGGATGCAGGGCGCGATCATCCTCTTCGAGGACATCAGCCAGATCAAACGGCTCGAGGAGGAGATACGCCACCTCGACCGTCTCGCCGTGCTCGGGCGCTTCACGTCGGCGGTCGCCCACGAGATCAGGAATCCCCTGACGGGGATCGCCGCCGGCATCCAGTATCTCGACAGGGACGAGCGTCTCGACGCCGGACAGAAGGAGAACCTCTCCTTCATCATGAACGAGGTCGATCGTCTCAACCGGATCATCACCGACCTCTTCAAGGTCGCCAAGCCGCACCAGCTCCTCTACCAGTGGGTGAAACTGGGCGATCTCGTCTCGCGTGCCCGCAAATCCGCCATCGAGGTCGCGGGGGACAAGGAGATTGATTTCCGCATCGATATCGATGATACTCTGCCGGAGATCGAGGTCGATTCCGACCGGATCGTGCAGGTGCTGATCAATCTCTTCAAGAACGCCGCCGAGGCCGTCGACGGCGCCGGAATCGTCCGTGTCTCGGCGGAGGTCTACCGGGGCGGCGACACCGATGTCGTCGTCGAGAAGGAGCGGGAGATGATCCGCGTCACGATCGCCGACGACGGGCGGGGGATCAAGGCGGACGACCGGGAGAAGATCTTCGAGCCCTTCTTCTCGCGAAGGAGGGGCGGGACGGGGCTCGGGCTCTTCGTCACGCACAGCATCGTGCAGCACCACCAGGGACGAATCACGGTGGAGAGCGAGGAGGGCGAGGGAACGACGATGCGTCTCTACCTTCCCATCAGCCAGCCACCGAAGGGAGAGACAGTTGAAGCCGGTCATCCTGCTGGTTGACGACGAGGATACGATACGCCTCTTCCTCGAGAAGACCCTGCGCGAGGAAGGCTACGAGGCGCTGACCGCCGCCACGGGCGAGGAGGCGCTCGAGCTCGCGTGGAAGGAGCTTCCCGATCTCGTTCTACTCGATCTCAAGCTGCCGGACATGAGCGGGATCGACGTGCTCGGGCGCATCAAGGAGTCGGTCCCCGAGATCGGCGTGATCATGCTGACGGCCTTCGGCGACATCGAGACGGCCGTTTCCGCGATCAAGAAGGGAGCCTTCGATTTCGTCTCGAAGCCGGTGAACCTCGAGCAACTCCTCTTGACGCTCGAGAAGGGGCTCGCCGCCCAGAAGCTCACGCGCGAGGTGATGCAACTCCGTCGCCGGCTGAAGATCGACGCCGACGACAGCTACATTCCCGGCGAATCGGCACAGATGCGGGAGATCTACGACGTGGTGAAGACCGTCGCCAGGAGCGACACGACGACGGTGCTCATACAGGGGGAAAGCGGCACGGGCAAGGAAATGATCGCGAACATGATCCACCGGTACAGCCCGCGGCACGACAAGCCCTTCCTCGAGATCAACTGCGCGTCTCTTCCCGAGGAGCTCCTCGAAAGCGAGCTCTTCGGCCACGAGAAGGGGGCGTTCACCGACGCCAGGACACAGAAGATCGGCCTCCTCGAACTGGCCAACAAGGGCACGCTCTTCCTCGACGAGATCGGGGAGATGAGCCTCACGATCCAGGTAAAGCTGCTCCGCGTCCTCGAGAAGATGAGCTTTCGCCGCGTCGGCGGCACGCGGGACATCAAGGTGAGCGTGCGCATCATCTCGGCCACCAACCGCGACCTGAACCAGGCGGTGCGCGAGAAGGCCTTCCGCGAGGATCTCTTCTACCGCCTGAAGGTGATACCGATACACGTCCCGCCGCTCCGGGACCGGAAGGACGATATCGACCCGCTGGTCAGGCATTTCCTGACCAGGTTCAACCGGCAGTTCAACAAGAAATTCCGCGAGGTGAGCGACGAGGCGTTCGCCGTCATCATGGCATATCCCTGGCCCGGGAACATCCGGGAGCTCAAGAACATGATCGAACGGATCGTTCTCCTCGAGGACGACGAGATCCTCCGCCCCGAGCACCTGCCGGGGGGTATCCGCGAAGGCGCGCCCGAAGCCGGGACGCGCGTGACGGGGGCGCTCGAGATCGCCCTCGCACGGGCCTTTCCGGAAGACGGCATCGCGTTCGAGGAACTCGTGAAAAACATCGAGCGGGAACTGATCGAGAAGGCGATGCGCGAATCGAACGGGAACCAGAGCGGCGCCTCGCGTCTTCTCGGGCTGAACCGGGACAAGCTCCGGTATCGACTCAAACAGTACGGTCTCGACGGGGGCGAGGAGGAACGGTGAGACAAATCGCCCTTCTGGTCGCCCTCCTGGTCGCCGCCGGCTCGTGCGGGTACTATTCGACGAGCTCGCGGACGGCGAAGGACATCAAGCAGATCGCCATCCCCTACCTCCGGAACGAAACGCCCGAGCCGGACATCGAGAACGAGATAACCGACAAGGTGATCGAGGGGATCGTCAACGACAATACGCTGAAGGTCGTGGCGCGAGACGAGGCCCACGCCGTTCTCGAGGGACGGATCGTCGAATACCGGAACGTGCCGTTCACCTTCAACCGCGGCTCCGACGCGTCGATCCAGGCGGACCAGTACCGTCTCGTCATCGGCCTGCGGATCTCCCTCTTCAATCCCGAGGATAATTCGTACATCTGGCAGGACCGGAGCGTCAAGGCGCACGGCGACTACTACCTCGACGAGGGCGCGCAGCAGAACTACGAGAACGCGCTCAAGGAAGTCTACCGGGAGATCGTCGAGGGCATCCTCTCGACGATGATCGAGGACTGGTGAGGATGAAACAAACGCTGTCGCATTACCGCAGGATATTCCGAGACATCGACGGAGAGGGCGCGGACACGCTCTTCCTCCTCTCCGGGTCGGAGCGGTTCATCATGGAGGAGCTCGCCTCGAAGATCGTCGCCACGCACGTCCCCGGCGACCTGGCCGGTTTCAACCTGACCGTCATGTACGGAAGCGATACCGACATCGAGGAATTCGTGGCGACGGCGAGTTCCTTCCCCTTCCTCGCCGAGAAACGCGTTCTCGTCATCAGGGAACTCGAGCGGATGCGCGGCGGCTGGAAACGACTCGTCGGATACTGCGAGAATCCCTCGCCGTCGAGCGTCGTCGTCTTCCTCTTCAACACGCACGACGAGAGCGGTCGGCGGATCCGTCCGCCCCGGGAGATGCGCGCCATCGAGAAAGCCGTCGAGTCGCACGGCAGGATCGTCCGTTTCGAGCGCCTCGACGAGCGGGACACGATCGACTGGGCGGTCCGGAAGGCGGACAGGCAGGGCGTCGAGCTCGACGGGGACGCCGCGGCGGTGCTCGTGCGGAGCGTGGGAGGGAACCTCTACGACGTCCAGAACGAGATCGACAAGCTCGCCCTGCTCTTCGAGGGAGGGCGCGCGAGCGGGGCGGAGATCACTGCGATCCTCGGCTCCTACCGGGTCGACGCCGTGTGGGATCTCATCGATCGCATCGTTCCGGGGCGGGAAGCCGACGCGCTCGATCTCCTCGGCCGGATAATCAGCACTGGCGCGGAGAAGCCGTCCGTAGTACTGTATCACCTGATCCGCCACTTCCTCTCCCTGCTCAAGGCGAAGGCGGGCATCGGCGGGGGAGGGTGGGCGTTCGAACGCGTGAAACGGCAGGCGGGAAGGTTCAAGACGGGTCAGATCCTCGTCTGGCTCGAGAACCTCCGCATAGCCGAGTTGACGATGAAAAGCTCTTCCATGCCGGAGGACGCCCTGCTCGTCGCGACGATCCTGCACTCGATGCGGGGCGAGAGGATGGAACGCGAGACGACCTGTGCCGTCGCGTGACGGACGGACACCGACGCGGGAGACGGGGATGAACGAGAAGACCATCACGAAGGTGTCGGACGGGGAGTTCAACGAGAAGGTCATCGATCCTGGCCGGCCGGCGGTCGTCGATTTCTGGGCGACCTGGTGCCAGCCCTGCCGGCGTCTCGACGAGATCATCGGGGACGTCGCCGGACGGTACGACGGACGGGTCTCCTTCTACAAGGTCGACGTCAACGAGAATGCCGCGACGGCGTCCCGCTTCGCGGTGCGGTCGATACCGATGCTGCTCTTCTTCAACGGCGGCGAGGTGGTCGACCAGGTCGTCGGCGCCATGTCCCGCGAAGAGATCGAACGGAAACTCGAGCGTCTGCTCGAGCCGGCCTGATCGGGGCCGTTTATCCAAGAGAGAGACGACGGGCGACGTGCGTGGCCGGTGGGCGGCGAGGCGAAACCGGCACAGGAGACGGGAAGGACAGATGGAGGAATTCTATCCCTTCGATACGATCGACGAGAAGTGGCGCGGTCGCTGGAACGGGCTCTTCACCTGCGACACCGGCCGCACTGACGACACGTTCTACTGCCTGATGATGTTTCCGTACCCTTCGGGCAATCTGCACGTGGGGCACGGCCGGAACTACATCATCGGCGACGCGCTCGCGCGCATCAAGATGATGGAGGGCCGGAACGTCCTTTCCCCGATGGGATGGGATTCCTTCGGCCTTCCGGCCGAGAACGCGGCGATAAAGCACGATATCCACCCCGCGGAGTGGACGGAGCGGAACATCGAGAACATGAAGCGGCAGTTCGAGCGATGGGGCGTCGTCTACGACTGGTCGCGCGAAGTCGCTTCGTGCCGGCCCGACTACTACCGGTGGACGCAGTGGCTCTTCATCCGCCTCTTCAAGGCCGGACTCGCCTACCGGGAGGAGGCGTCGGTGAACTGGTGCCCCTCGTGCAAGACCGTCCTTGCGAACGAGCAGGTGGTCGGGGGCGGCTGTGAACGGTGCGGCGCCTCCGTGGAGACGCGCAAGCTCAAGCAGTGGTTCTTCCGTATCCGCGAGTACGCCGACCGGCTCCTCGACGATCTCGACACCCTCGACGACTGGCCCGAGCGCGTGGTCGTCATGCAGAGGAACTGGATCGGCCGCAGCGAGGGGGTCGAGGTGGGATTCCCCGTCGAGGGAGACGAAGAGATCCTGCGGTGCTTCACCACGCGCATCGACACGATCTTCGGGGCCACCTTCATCGTCATCGCGATCGACCACCCCCTCGCCGGCGAGTTGCTCGAACGGGGCGGGAGGGAGGCGGAGGGACGCGAGTTCGCCGAACGGATCCGCCGCATCCAGATGGAGGAACGCGAGAAAACCGAGTTCACCAAGGAGGGTTTCTTCACCGGGTGCTACGCGATCAACCCGGCCACGGGGAAACGGATTCCCGTCTTTCTCGCGAGCTACGTCCTGATGGAATACGGCACCGGCGTCGTGATGGGGGTTCCGGCGCACGACCAGCGGGACTTCGAGTTCGTCTCCCAGTCGCCCGTCGAGATTCCCGTGATACAGGTGATCGCCCCCGGTGGCGCGGCCGAGGACCGCATGACCGAGGCCTGGACGCAAGACGGCCTCATGATCTCCTCCGGCCCCTTCGACGGCATGCCGAACCGCGAGGCGATGGAGGAAATCACCGATTTCCTGGCAGAACGAAACCTGGCCAGGCGGACCGTGCACTACCGGCTCAAGGACTGGCTTATCTCGAGGCAGCGCTACTGGGGCGCTCCGATCCCGATGGTGCATTGCCCCTCCTGCGGCGCCGTTCCCGTACCGGAGGAACACCTGCCAGTACTCTTGCCCGAAATCGTCGACTTCAAGCCGACGGGCGACGGAAAGAGCCCGCTGGCGACCGCAGACGAGTTCGTCAAAACGACCTGTCCGTTATGCGGGGCCGCGGCGGAGCGTGACACCGACACGATGGACACGTTCGTCGACTCGAGCTGGTATTTCCTGCGGTTCGTCTCGCCGCACGAGGAATCGGCTCCCTTCGACACGGCGCTCGTCAACCGGTGGCTCCCCGTCGACCAGTACATCGGCGGCATCGAGCACGCGATCCTGCACCTGCTCTATTCGCGGTTCATCGTGAAGTTCCTGCGTGACGAGGGACTCGTCGATTTCGACGAACCCTTCGCGAGGCTCTTCACGCAGGGAATGATCACGAAGGACGGGGCGAAGATGTCGAAAAGCCACGGGAACGTGGTGAGCCCCAATCCGCTGATCGACCGGTACGGCGCGGACACGGTCCGCCTGTACACGCTCTTCATCGGACCGCCGGAAAAGGACGCCGAGTGGAACGACCGCGCCGTCGAAGGCGCGCACCGGTTCGTGAACCGGGTGTGGCGCCTCTACAGCCGTCATCGCGAATATCTCGACGGATCAGCGAAGACGGAAGTTCAGCTATATCCGAATACTTACGACAAAGAGCATCTCGATCTCTACCGCAAGCTGCAGTGGACGATCGACCGGGTCCGCCGCGACATCCTCGGCGGCAGTTTCCATTTCAACACGGCGATAAGCGCCCTGATGGAGCTGGTCAACGAAACCTACCCGTTCGTCGAGGGAAACGAGCGATTCGCCGCGGGCGAGCCGGCGTCGATCGATCTGCTGCGGGCGGTCGTCGACGACCTGGTGAAGCTTCTGGCGCCGATGGCGCCGCACGTGTGCGAGGAGATCTGGTCGAGACTCGGCCACGAGAGATCGATCTTCACCGAG is a genomic window containing:
- a CDS encoding sigma-54-dependent Fis family transcriptional regulator; translated protein: MKPVILLVDDEDTIRLFLEKTLREEGYEALTAATGEEALELAWKELPDLVLLDLKLPDMSGIDVLGRIKESVPEIGVIMLTAFGDIETAVSAIKKGAFDFVSKPVNLEQLLLTLEKGLAAQKLTREVMQLRRRLKIDADDSYIPGESAQMREIYDVVKTVARSDTTTVLIQGESGTGKEMIANMIHRYSPRHDKPFLEINCASLPEELLESELFGHEKGAFTDARTQKIGLLELANKGTLFLDEIGEMSLTIQVKLLRVLEKMSFRRVGGTRDIKVSVRIISATNRDLNQAVREKAFREDLFYRLKVIPIHVPPLRDRKDDIDPLVRHFLTRFNRQFNKKFREVSDEAFAVIMAYPWPGNIRELKNMIERIVLLEDDEILRPEHLPGGIREGAPEAGTRVTGALEIALARAFPEDGIAFEELVKNIERELIEKAMRESNGNQSGASRLLGLNRDKLRYRLKQYGLDGGEEER
- the holA gene encoding DNA polymerase III subunit delta — its product is MKQTLSHYRRIFRDIDGEGADTLFLLSGSERFIMEELASKIVATHVPGDLAGFNLTVMYGSDTDIEEFVATASSFPFLAEKRVLVIRELERMRGGWKRLVGYCENPSPSSVVVFLFNTHDESGRRIRPPREMRAIEKAVESHGRIVRFERLDERDTIDWAVRKADRQGVELDGDAAAVLVRSVGGNLYDVQNEIDKLALLFEGGRASGAEITAILGSYRVDAVWDLIDRIVPGREADALDLLGRIISTGAEKPSVVLYHLIRHFLSLLKAKAGIGGGGWAFERVKRQAGRFKTGQILVWLENLRIAELTMKSSSMPEDALLVATILHSMRGERMERETTCAVA
- the trxA gene encoding thioredoxin, with amino-acid sequence MNEKTITKVSDGEFNEKVIDPGRPAVVDFWATWCQPCRRLDEIIGDVAGRYDGRVSFYKVDVNENAATASRFAVRSIPMLLFFNGGEVVDQVVGAMSREEIERKLERLLEPA
- a CDS encoding PAS domain S-box protein — encoded protein: MKRVHGSILIALVYTLLLAVSPAVPMWVTIPAGGIVTAFYVAQRLRNRQRRLVHIQRQLSNLRSEGLYLEGQVQGTEEDVFYRMILTLLTDLERSLFKLVEKNIQLLSLKEIGRSIISSLDEKKLIDSVFDYLVHGVGYKEIAFVILRKKKARFQAIVSIERSTRIIRRVLGFGFEDLGGAVYNAFISGKPFLIKDIRMHPLMEADGEAIFPGSTMSSYIIVPLMKSAEGKRCWETEDCLLSRGEGGPEVKEARHLRARECLSCPGMPLLGALVVTDGYRATPLTNIDQVTMETVGSLVSSTIENWQLYQELRKEELFRDKILEEMIHGIFVVDLEGRITLANRKAREMSRMPDDGPDRVRIEDLLVTDSIEKEIDRENLYRMLAGGTPIIMQEAYLKGRDGIHLPIRMNISPLSGEDGGMQGAIILFEDISQIKRLEEEIRHLDRLAVLGRFTSAVAHEIRNPLTGIAAGIQYLDRDERLDAGQKENLSFIMNEVDRLNRIITDLFKVAKPHQLLYQWVKLGDLVSRARKSAIEVAGDKEIDFRIDIDDTLPEIEVDSDRIVQVLINLFKNAAEAVDGAGIVRVSAEVYRGGDTDVVVEKEREMIRVTIADDGRGIKADDREKIFEPFFSRRRGGTGLGLFVTHSIVQHHQGRITVESEEGEGTTMRLYLPISQPPKGETVEAGHPAG
- a CDS encoding leucine--tRNA ligase, translating into MEEFYPFDTIDEKWRGRWNGLFTCDTGRTDDTFYCLMMFPYPSGNLHVGHGRNYIIGDALARIKMMEGRNVLSPMGWDSFGLPAENAAIKHDIHPAEWTERNIENMKRQFERWGVVYDWSREVASCRPDYYRWTQWLFIRLFKAGLAYREEASVNWCPSCKTVLANEQVVGGGCERCGASVETRKLKQWFFRIREYADRLLDDLDTLDDWPERVVVMQRNWIGRSEGVEVGFPVEGDEEILRCFTTRIDTIFGATFIVIAIDHPLAGELLERGGREAEGREFAERIRRIQMEEREKTEFTKEGFFTGCYAINPATGKRIPVFLASYVLMEYGTGVVMGVPAHDQRDFEFVSQSPVEIPVIQVIAPGGAAEDRMTEAWTQDGLMISSGPFDGMPNREAMEEITDFLAERNLARRTVHYRLKDWLISRQRYWGAPIPMVHCPSCGAVPVPEEHLPVLLPEIVDFKPTGDGKSPLATADEFVKTTCPLCGAAAERDTDTMDTFVDSSWYFLRFVSPHEESAPFDTALVNRWLPVDQYIGGIEHAILHLLYSRFIVKFLRDEGLVDFDEPFARLFTQGMITKDGAKMSKSHGNVVSPNPLIDRYGADTVRLYTLFIGPPEKDAEWNDRAVEGAHRFVNRVWRLYSRHREYLDGSAKTEVQLYPNTYDKEHLDLYRKLQWTIDRVRRDILGGSFHFNTAISALMELVNETYPFVEGNERFAAGEPASIDLLRAVVDDLVKLLAPMAPHVCEEIWSRLGHERSIFTERLPEADEAYLASETFELVVQVNGKVRARIAAGKGAARDELERIALADERIAEIVAAGTIRKIVVIRDRLVNIVVA